From Streptomyces asiaticus, one genomic window encodes:
- the mutM gene encoding bifunctional DNA-formamidopyrimidine glycosylase/DNA-(apurinic or apyrimidinic site) lyase, whose protein sequence is MPELPEVEVVRRGLERWVSGRTVAEVQVLHPRAVRRHLGGAEDFAARLRGRRAGTVRRRGKYLWLPFDDDASAESVLAHLGMSGQLLVQPAEAPDEKHLRVRVRFADDAGTELRFVDQRTFGGLSLHDTVPGDLEGLPDVIAHIARDPLDPAFDEAAFHLALRRRRTTIKRALLDQSLISGVGNIYADEALWRARLHYDRPTATLTRPRAAELLDHVREVMTAALAVGGTSFDSLYVNVNGESGYFERSLDAYGREDEPCRRCGTPMRRRPWMNRSSYFCPRCQRPPRPATTARPASRAADASPLPARAVS, encoded by the coding sequence TTGCCCGAGCTGCCCGAGGTCGAGGTGGTCCGCCGCGGACTGGAGCGCTGGGTCAGCGGCCGTACGGTCGCCGAGGTCCAGGTGCTGCACCCCCGCGCGGTCCGCCGCCACCTCGGCGGCGCGGAGGACTTCGCGGCCCGCCTCCGGGGCCGCCGCGCCGGGACCGTCCGGCGCCGCGGCAAGTACCTGTGGCTGCCGTTCGACGACGACGCGTCCGCCGAGTCCGTCCTGGCCCATCTCGGGATGAGCGGGCAGCTGCTGGTCCAGCCGGCCGAGGCGCCCGACGAGAAGCATCTGCGCGTCCGGGTCCGCTTCGCCGACGACGCGGGCACCGAGCTGCGCTTCGTCGACCAGCGAACCTTCGGCGGGCTCTCGCTGCACGACACCGTCCCCGGCGACCTGGAGGGGCTGCCGGACGTCATCGCGCACATCGCCCGCGACCCGCTGGACCCCGCCTTCGACGAGGCCGCCTTCCACCTCGCGCTGCGCCGCCGCCGCACCACGATCAAGCGCGCGCTGCTGGACCAGTCGCTGATCAGCGGGGTCGGCAACATCTACGCCGACGAGGCGCTGTGGCGCGCCCGGCTGCACTACGACCGGCCGACAGCGACCCTCACCCGGCCGCGCGCCGCCGAACTCCTCGACCATGTGCGCGAGGTGATGACCGCCGCGCTGGCCGTCGGCGGCACCAGCTTCGACAGCCTCTATGTGAACGTGAACGGCGAGTCGGGGTACTTCGAGCGCTCCCTGGACGCCTACGGCCGGGAGGACGAGCCCTGCCGCCGCTGTGGCACCCCGATGCGTCGCCGCCCCTGGATGAACCGCTCCAGCTACTTCTGCCCGCGCTGTCAGCGCCCGCCGCGCCCGGCCACCACGGCCCGTCCGGCGTCCCGCGCGGCCGACGCCTCGCCGCTCCCGGCGCGCGCGGTGTCGTAG
- a CDS encoding CAP domain-containing protein: MGRHRRSAPGTPAEVAAAGRHRGPHRSPLAPVRTGLLGVSAAVAVGAVAMASGLGPNGYELGGGNDSAGQVQAGGPSDSGLETQGSQSAAPTDRGTVPPSRGDDRPHAPSTTPSKTPPKPSETPSTTSPEQPRPSQPSGNDRPGGNGKGKGSDNSNGKGGANGGGHGKPSQTPSTEPTAPEPPAESTGPETASEAEVLALVNKEREKVGCDPVIADSKLAQLAEDFSEDMSLRQFFDHINPDGDSPWERAEGAGILDLGGENIARGQSDAQSVMDSWMNSSGHRANILNCSFKRLGVGAHFGDGGPWWTQDFGY, from the coding sequence ATGGGCCGCCATCGACGATCTGCCCCCGGTACCCCGGCGGAGGTGGCCGCCGCAGGCCGCCACCGGGGACCGCACCGGAGCCCCCTCGCTCCGGTCCGGACCGGACTGTTGGGCGTATCCGCCGCTGTCGCGGTCGGCGCCGTGGCGATGGCCTCCGGACTCGGTCCGAACGGCTACGAACTCGGCGGGGGCAACGACTCCGCCGGACAGGTCCAGGCGGGCGGTCCCTCGGACTCCGGCCTGGAGACACAGGGCTCGCAGTCCGCGGCCCCCACCGATCGCGGCACGGTACCGCCCAGCCGTGGTGACGACCGCCCTCACGCACCCTCCACAACTCCCTCCAAGACCCCGCCCAAGCCCTCCGAGACGCCCTCCACCACCTCGCCGGAGCAGCCGAGGCCCTCCCAGCCCTCCGGGAACGACCGGCCCGGCGGAAACGGCAAGGGCAAGGGAAGCGACAACAGCAACGGCAAGGGCGGCGCGAACGGCGGCGGGCACGGCAAGCCGTCACAGACGCCCTCGACGGAGCCGACCGCACCCGAACCCCCGGCGGAGTCGACCGGCCCCGAGACCGCCTCGGAGGCCGAAGTCCTCGCCCTGGTCAACAAAGAGCGCGAGAAGGTCGGCTGCGACCCCGTGATAGCCGACTCCAAACTCGCGCAGCTGGCCGAGGACTTCAGTGAGGACATGTCCCTGCGCCAGTTCTTCGACCACATCAACCCCGACGGCGACAGCCCCTGGGAGCGCGCCGAGGGTGCGGGCATCCTGGACCTGGGCGGGGAGAACATCGCCCGCGGCCAGTCGGACGCACAGTCCGTGATGGACTCCTGGATGAACAGCTCCGGCCATCGCGCCAACATCCTCAACTGCTCGTTCAAGCGACTGGGCGTCGGCGCGCACTTCGGCGACGGCGGTCCCTGGTGGACCCAGGACTTCGGCTACTGA
- the rsmD gene encoding 16S rRNA (guanine(966)-N(2))-methyltransferase RsmD, whose amino-acid sequence MTRVIAGAAGGRRLAVPPGNGTRPTSDRAREGLFSTWESLLGSLDGARVLDLYGGSGAVGLEALSRGAAHTLLVESDPRAARTIRQNVRTLGLPGAELRTGKAEQTIAGQAPDTGPYDVVFLDPPYAVTDDQIREILLTLLGKGWLAPGGLATVERSTRGGEFVWPAGFEGLRARRYGEGTLWYGHAASTCEDAS is encoded by the coding sequence ATGACCCGCGTGATCGCCGGAGCGGCCGGCGGCCGCCGCCTGGCCGTGCCGCCGGGAAACGGCACCCGACCCACCTCGGACCGGGCGCGTGAGGGCCTGTTCTCCACCTGGGAGTCGCTGCTCGGCTCGCTGGACGGGGCCCGTGTCCTGGATCTGTACGGCGGCTCGGGTGCGGTCGGCCTGGAGGCGCTGTCCCGCGGCGCCGCCCACACGCTGCTGGTCGAGTCCGACCCGCGGGCGGCCCGCACGATCCGGCAGAACGTCCGCACCCTCGGTCTGCCCGGCGCGGAGCTGCGCACCGGCAAGGCCGAACAGACCATCGCCGGACAGGCCCCCGACACCGGCCCGTACGACGTCGTTTTCCTGGATCCGCCCTACGCGGTCACCGACGACCAAATCCGGGAGATACTCCTCACACTCCTGGGGAAGGGCTGGCTCGCGCCCGGTGGGCTGGCCACCGTTGAGCGGAGCACACGAGGTGGGGAGTTCGTGTGGCCTGCCGGATTCGAGGGGCTCAGGGCCCGTCGCTACGGGGAGGGCACGCTTTGGTACGGTCACGCCGCCTCGACGTGCGAGGACGCGTCATGA
- the coaD gene encoding pantetheine-phosphate adenylyltransferase, which translates to MTGPESEELPLRRAVCPGSFDPVTNGHLDIIARASKLYDVVHVAVMINKSKQGLFTVDERIDLLRQTTEEYGNVQVEAFHGLLVDFCKQRDIPAIVKGLRAVSDFDYELQMAQMNNGLSGVETLFVPTNPTYSFLSSSLVKEVAAWGGDVSHLVPPLVLEALAERLGRK; encoded by the coding sequence ATGACCGGACCCGAGAGCGAGGAACTTCCGTTGCGCCGCGCAGTCTGTCCGGGGTCGTTCGACCCCGTCACCAATGGACACCTCGACATCATCGCCCGTGCCTCCAAGCTCTATGACGTCGTGCACGTCGCCGTGATGATCAACAAGTCGAAGCAGGGCCTGTTCACGGTGGACGAGCGGATCGACCTTCTCCGCCAGACCACGGAGGAGTACGGAAACGTCCAGGTGGAGGCGTTCCACGGCCTCCTGGTGGACTTCTGCAAGCAGCGGGACATCCCCGCGATCGTCAAGGGGCTGCGGGCCGTCAGCGACTTCGACTACGAGTTGCAGATGGCCCAGATGAACAACGGCCTCTCCGGCGTGGAAACGCTGTTCGTGCCCACCAACCCCACCTACAGTTTCCTCTCCTCCAGCCTGGTCAAGGAGGTCGCGGCCTGGGGCGGCGACGTCTCCCACCTGGTGCCCCCGTTGGTCCTGGAGGCGCTTGCCGAGCGGCTCGGCCGGAAGTAG
- a CDS encoding winged helix-turn-helix transcriptional regulator produces MDSERSGGASTTVDVENLAFDVFARACPSRGTLEHVTGKWGGLILSALHDSTFRFNELRRRVDGVSEKMLSQTLHALERDGLVHREAQPTNPPRVDYRLTPLGSAVAERLLALIHLVEDRMPEVLAAQERYDTARAGSGEASAARDAGRAVVAGRGGR; encoded by the coding sequence ATGGACAGTGAACGCAGTGGCGGGGCGTCCACCACGGTGGACGTGGAGAACCTGGCCTTCGACGTGTTCGCCCGCGCCTGCCCCTCACGCGGCACGCTGGAGCACGTCACCGGCAAATGGGGCGGCCTCATCCTGAGCGCGCTCCACGACAGCACCTTCCGCTTCAACGAGCTGCGGCGGCGGGTCGACGGCGTCAGCGAGAAGATGCTGTCCCAGACGCTGCACGCGCTGGAGCGCGACGGTCTGGTGCACCGCGAGGCCCAGCCGACCAACCCGCCCCGGGTGGACTACCGGCTGACCCCGCTGGGCAGCGCGGTCGCCGAGCGGCTGCTGGCCCTCATCCATCTGGTCGAGGACCGGATGCCCGAGGTGCTGGCGGCCCAGGAGCGCTACGACACCGCGCGCGCCGGGAGCGGCGAGGCGTCGGCCGCGCGGGACGCCGGACGGGCCGTGGTGGCCGGGCGCGGCGGGCGCTGA
- a CDS encoding cell division initiation protein, which yields MDVQKKLDEIVDTVGGARSMPMSASCVVNRAELLAMLEEVRAALPDSLAHAQELIGGRDQMVEEAHREAGRIIESAHAQRASLISDTELVRKSQEEADRILAEARREAEEIRVEADDYVDSKLANFEVVLTKTIGSVDRGREKLLGRAPGAEDGLGQPDEGPERSADPATLRHRADEYVDTKLGAVSAVLAKTLEAVGRGRQKLLGARPADELGAHMAAQDEAGMALRTTDDDYLADLAQSQAGLAQPAAPPDQAAADAAYYAATAGYQQQDAYGYQQAYVQQDPYAAQGGYQQDAYAAWQQQQQQQQQQQQQAQAQGYDPNAAYVPQQPQQQPQHHQQQQGAALDETSLFDTSMIDLDQLRQYEQGR from the coding sequence GTGGACGTGCAGAAGAAGCTCGACGAGATCGTCGATACCGTCGGTGGCGCCCGGTCCATGCCCATGTCGGCCTCGTGCGTGGTCAACCGCGCCGAGCTGCTCGCCATGCTCGAAGAGGTGCGCGCGGCACTGCCGGACTCCCTGGCCCACGCCCAGGAGCTGATCGGCGGCCGGGACCAGATGGTCGAGGAGGCCCACCGGGAGGCCGGGCGGATCATCGAGTCCGCGCACGCCCAGCGCGCCTCGCTGATCTCGGACACCGAGCTGGTGCGGAAGTCCCAGGAGGAGGCCGACCGGATCCTCGCCGAGGCCCGCCGGGAGGCCGAGGAGATCCGCGTCGAGGCCGACGACTACGTGGACAGCAAGCTGGCCAACTTCGAGGTCGTGCTCACCAAGACCATCGGCTCGGTCGACCGCGGCCGGGAGAAGCTGCTCGGCCGCGCCCCCGGCGCCGAGGACGGCCTCGGGCAGCCCGACGAGGGCCCGGAGCGCAGCGCCGACCCTGCCACCCTGCGGCACCGCGCGGACGAGTACGTGGACACCAAGCTGGGGGCCGTCTCGGCGGTCCTCGCCAAGACCCTGGAGGCGGTCGGCCGGGGCCGCCAGAAGCTGCTCGGGGCCCGGCCCGCCGATGAGCTCGGCGCCCATATGGCGGCCCAGGACGAGGCCGGCATGGCCCTGCGGACCACCGACGACGACTATCTGGCGGACCTGGCCCAGTCCCAGGCGGGCCTCGCCCAGCCCGCCGCCCCGCCCGACCAGGCGGCCGCCGACGCCGCGTACTACGCCGCCACCGCGGGCTACCAGCAGCAGGACGCGTACGGCTATCAGCAGGCGTACGTACAGCAGGACCCGTACGCCGCGCAGGGCGGCTATCAGCAGGACGCCTACGCCGCCTGGCAGCAACAGCAACAGCAACAGCAACAGCAACAGCAGCAGGCCCAGGCCCAGGGCTACGATCCGAACGCGGCCTACGTGCCCCAGCAGCCTCAGCAGCAGCCCCAGCACCACCAGCAGCAGCAGGGCGCCGCGCTCGACGAGACCAGCCTGTTCGACACGAGCATGATCGACCTCGATCAGCTCCGTCAGTACGAGCAGGGCCGCTGA
- a CDS encoding YceD family protein — translation MFDTRELGRRPGALKRVSRSVVAPKGLGIEVIGVREGATIELDLRLESVMEGVLVTGTARAPLTGECVRCLEPLERELEVDFQEMYSYPDADDRSREADTGDDAEEEDMLFLEADLFDLEPVLRDAVVLALPLQPVCREDCPGLCADCGARLADDPDHHHESADIRWAALKGLAETMRDGEKDNAPRERGDDSQEK, via the coding sequence GTGTTCGACACGCGCGAGCTGGGCCGTCGTCCCGGTGCGCTCAAAAGGGTCTCCCGCTCCGTGGTGGCGCCCAAGGGCCTCGGCATCGAGGTCATCGGGGTGCGGGAGGGCGCGACGATCGAGCTGGACCTCCGCCTGGAGTCGGTCATGGAAGGGGTGCTTGTCACAGGCACCGCCCGTGCGCCGCTCACGGGGGAGTGCGTAAGGTGTCTGGAGCCGCTGGAGCGAGAGCTCGAAGTGGACTTCCAGGAGATGTACTCCTACCCCGACGCCGACGACCGGAGCCGCGAAGCGGATACCGGCGACGACGCCGAGGAGGAGGACATGCTCTTCCTCGAGGCCGACCTGTTCGACCTCGAGCCCGTGCTGCGCGACGCGGTGGTGCTCGCACTGCCGTTGCAGCCGGTGTGCCGGGAGGACTGCCCGGGTCTGTGCGCCGATTGCGGCGCCCGGCTCGCGGACGACCCCGACCACCACCACGAGTCCGCCGACATCCGTTGGGCGGCACTGAAGGGACTCGCCGAGACCATGAGGGACGGCGAGAAGGACAACGCACCCCGCGAGCGCGGGGATGACTCACAGGAGAAGTAG
- the recG gene encoding ATP-dependent DNA helicase RecG — translation MADHLDLHTVGDLLHHYPRRYAERGELTRLSDLPLDEHVTVVAQVADARVHTFNGGRGRRLEVTITDGSGRLQLVFFGKGVHKPRTELQPGTRAMFAGKVSVFNRKRQLAHPEFKTLVAGSGAEAVEAFANQLLPLYPACKQMESWQIQQAVDTVLGPAGHEESALAGLIDPLPESLREGRGLATFPEALRKIHRPGTKADIATARDRLKWDEAFVLQVALARRRQADAQLPAAPRKPAPDGLLTAFDARLPFTLTEGQRRVSEEIFADLATDHPMHRLLQGEVGSGKTMVALRAMLGVVDAGGQAAMLAPTEVLAQQHHRSITEMMGELAEGGMLGGAEQGTKVVLLTGSMGAAARRQALLDLVTGEAGIVIGTHALIEDKVQFHDLGLVVVDEQHRFGVEQRDALRSKGKQPPHLLVMTATPIPRTVAMTVFGDLETSVLDQLPSGRSPIASHVVPAKDKPHFLTRAWERVREEVAAGHQGYVVCPRIGDEEDESKAAKGKSPEDEAEKRPPLAVVDVAEQLVKGPLSDLRVEVLHGRMQPEAKDEVMRRFAAGEVDVLVATTVIEVGVNVPNATAMVIMDADRFGVSQLHQLRGRVGRGSAAGLCLLVTDMPEGSPARARLGAVAATLDGFELSRIDLEQRREGDVLGQAQSGVRSSLRVLAVIDDEEVIAAAREEAAAIVAADPELAGYPQLRTALDALLDKERAEFLDKG, via the coding sequence ATGGCCGACCATCTCGACCTGCACACCGTCGGCGACCTGCTGCACCACTACCCGCGGCGGTACGCGGAGCGCGGTGAGCTGACCCGGCTGTCCGACCTGCCCCTGGACGAGCATGTGACCGTGGTGGCCCAGGTCGCCGACGCCCGGGTGCACACGTTCAACGGCGGCCGGGGCCGGCGGCTGGAGGTCACCATCACCGACGGCAGCGGCCGTCTCCAGCTGGTCTTCTTCGGCAAGGGCGTCCACAAGCCGCGTACGGAGCTCCAGCCCGGCACCCGCGCGATGTTCGCCGGGAAGGTCTCGGTCTTCAACCGCAAGCGGCAGCTGGCCCACCCCGAGTTCAAGACGCTGGTCGCGGGGAGCGGCGCGGAGGCCGTGGAGGCGTTCGCCAATCAGCTGCTGCCGCTGTACCCGGCGTGCAAGCAGATGGAGTCCTGGCAGATCCAGCAGGCCGTCGACACCGTGCTCGGCCCGGCCGGCCACGAGGAGTCCGCGCTGGCCGGGCTGATCGACCCGCTGCCCGAGAGCCTGCGCGAGGGCCGGGGGCTGGCCACGTTCCCCGAGGCGCTGCGCAAGATCCACCGGCCGGGCACCAAGGCCGATATCGCGACGGCCCGGGACCGGCTGAAGTGGGACGAGGCGTTCGTCCTCCAGGTGGCGCTGGCCCGGCGGCGGCAGGCCGACGCCCAGCTGCCCGCGGCGCCCCGCAAGCCCGCCCCGGACGGGCTGCTGACCGCCTTCGACGCCCGGCTGCCGTTCACCCTCACCGAGGGCCAGCGCCGGGTCAGCGAGGAGATCTTCGCCGACCTCGCCACCGACCACCCCATGCACCGGCTGCTCCAGGGCGAGGTCGGCTCGGGCAAGACCATGGTCGCGCTGCGCGCGATGCTCGGTGTCGTGGACGCCGGGGGACAGGCGGCGATGCTCGCGCCCACCGAGGTGCTCGCCCAGCAGCACCACCGCTCGATCACCGAGATGATGGGGGAGCTGGCCGAGGGAGGGATGCTGGGCGGCGCGGAGCAGGGCACCAAGGTGGTGCTGCTCACCGGCTCCATGGGCGCCGCGGCCCGCCGTCAGGCGCTGCTGGACCTGGTCACCGGCGAGGCCGGGATCGTGATCGGCACCCATGCCCTGATCGAGGACAAGGTCCAGTTCCACGATCTGGGCCTGGTGGTCGTGGACGAGCAGCACCGCTTCGGGGTCGAGCAGCGCGACGCCCTGCGCTCCAAAGGCAAACAGCCCCCGCATCTGCTGGTGATGACGGCCACCCCGATCCCGCGCACCGTGGCCATGACCGTCTTCGGCGACCTGGAGACCTCCGTCCTGGACCAGTTGCCCTCGGGCCGTTCCCCGATCGCCTCCCATGTGGTGCCCGCCAAGGACAAGCCGCACTTCCTGACCCGCGCCTGGGAGCGGGTGCGCGAGGAGGTGGCCGCCGGCCACCAGGGCTATGTGGTGTGCCCGCGGATCGGGGACGAGGAGGACGAGTCCAAGGCGGCGAAGGGGAAGAGCCCCGAGGACGAGGCCGAGAAGCGCCCGCCGCTGGCCGTCGTCGACGTCGCCGAGCAGCTCGTCAAGGGCCCGCTGAGTGATCTGCGGGTGGAGGTGCTGCACGGGCGGATGCAGCCCGAGGCCAAGGACGAGGTGATGCGCCGCTTCGCCGCGGGCGAGGTGGACGTCCTGGTCGCCACGACCGTCATCGAGGTCGGTGTGAACGTGCCCAACGCCACCGCCATGGTGATCATGGACGCCGACCGGTTCGGCGTCTCCCAGCTGCACCAGCTGCGCGGCCGCGTCGGCCGGGGCTCCGCCGCCGGGCTGTGTCTGCTGGTGACCGACATGCCCGAGGGCAGCCCAGCCCGGGCCCGGCTGGGCGCGGTCGCGGCCACGCTCGACGGCTTCGAGCTGTCCCGGATCGACCTGGAGCAGCGCCGGGAGGGCGATGTGCTCGGCCAGGCCCAGTCCGGGGTCCGCTCCTCGCTGCGGGTGCTCGCCGTCATCGACGACGAGGAGGTCATCGCGGCCGCCCGGGAGGAAGCGGCCGCGATCGTGGCCGCCGACCCGGAGCTGGCCGGATACCCGCAGCTGCGCACCGCGCTGGACGCCCTGCTGGACAAGGAGCGCGCGGAGTTCCTCGACAAGGGCTGA
- the rpmF gene encoding 50S ribosomal protein L32 encodes MAVPKRKMSRSNTRHRRSQWKAAVPNLVACERCHEPKQQHIACPSCGTYNRRQVLEV; translated from the coding sequence GTGGCTGTTCCGAAGCGGAAGATGTCGCGCAGCAACACGCGCCACCGCCGGTCGCAGTGGAAGGCTGCGGTCCCCAACCTGGTGGCGTGCGAGCGCTGCCACGAGCCGAAGCAGCAGCACATCGCGTGCCCGAGCTGCGGCACCTACAACCGCCGCCAGGTCCTCGAGGTCTGA
- the rnc gene encoding ribonuclease III — protein MSDATTPPRKRGEAAQADTASSHTILEGRLGYQLESALLVRALTHRSFAYENGGLPTNERLEFLGDSVLGLVVTDTLYRIHPDLPEGQLAKLRAAVVNSRALAEVGRGLDLGAFIRLGRGEEGTGGRDKASILADTLEAVIGAVYLDRGLDAAAELVHRLFDPLIEKSSNLGAGLDWKTSLQELTATEGLGVPEYLVSETGPDHEKTFTAAARVGGVAYGTGTGRSKKEAEQQAAEAAWRAIRAAADEAQAKAKAAGAGTAGTAADGGAAADAASPAR, from the coding sequence ATGTCAGACGCCACCACGCCCCCGCGTAAGCGCGGTGAAGCGGCCCAGGCGGACACGGCCTCGTCTCACACGATCCTGGAAGGGCGGCTCGGGTACCAGCTCGAGTCCGCCCTTCTGGTGCGTGCGCTGACCCATCGCTCCTTCGCGTACGAGAACGGCGGGCTGCCCACCAACGAGCGGCTGGAATTCCTCGGGGATTCGGTGCTCGGCCTGGTGGTCACCGACACGCTGTACCGCATCCACCCCGACCTGCCCGAGGGCCAGCTGGCCAAGCTGCGGGCCGCGGTGGTCAACTCGCGCGCGCTCGCGGAGGTGGGTCGCGGCCTCGACCTCGGCGCCTTCATCCGGCTCGGCCGGGGCGAAGAGGGCACCGGCGGCAGGGACAAGGCTTCCATCCTGGCCGACACCCTTGAAGCGGTGATCGGCGCGGTCTATCTCGACCGGGGACTCGACGCCGCCGCGGAGCTGGTCCACCGGCTCTTCGACCCGCTGATCGAGAAGTCCTCGAACCTCGGCGCCGGCCTGGACTGGAAGACCAGCCTCCAGGAGCTGACCGCCACCGAGGGCCTCGGGGTCCCCGAGTACCTGGTCTCCGAGACCGGTCCCGACCACGAGAAGACCTTCACGGCTGCCGCCCGCGTCGGTGGTGTCGCGTACGGCACCGGCACCGGCCGCAGCAAGAAGGAAGCCGAGCAGCAGGCGGCCGAGGCCGCCTGGCGCGCCATCCGCGCGGCTGCCGACGAGGCCCAGGCGAAGGCCAAGGCGGCCGGCGCCGGAACCGCGGGCACGGCGGCGGACGGCGGAGCCGCCGCCGACGCGGCCTCCCCGGCACGCTGA
- a CDS encoding acylphosphatase produces the protein MNERVRLTVWVRGRVQGVGFRWYTRANALRIGDLVGFASNLADGRVQVVAEGPRAECEQLLEWLRDGDTPGKVEGITEIWDTPRGGYDAFEIR, from the coding sequence ATGAACGAAAGAGTCCGCCTCACCGTGTGGGTTCGTGGCCGCGTCCAGGGCGTCGGCTTCCGCTGGTACACCCGGGCCAACGCGTTGCGCATCGGGGACCTCGTCGGCTTTGCCTCCAACCTCGCCGACGGGCGGGTGCAGGTGGTCGCGGAGGGCCCGCGTGCGGAGTGCGAGCAGTTGCTCGAATGGCTCCGGGACGGCGACACGCCCGGGAAAGTCGAGGGAATCACCGAGATCTGGGACACACCGCGGGGCGGCTACGACGCCTTCGAGATCCGTTGA